A window of Verrucomicrobiota bacterium contains these coding sequences:
- a CDS encoding TA system VapC family ribonuclease toxin has translation MRALLDVNVIIALLDPDHAFHERAHAWWAANRKDGWASCPLTENGVVRIMSHPGYSQKMRFTPGDLIGRLRQFAGQSDHEFWPDGISLRDEKIFTAERIHSSRQLTDLYLLALAVEHHGRLVTFDHGIPLSSVPNAKPAHLCAA, from the coding sequence ATGCGCGCCTTGCTGGATGTGAACGTCATCATCGCATTGTTGGATCCCGACCATGCTTTTCATGAGCGCGCGCATGCGTGGTGGGCGGCGAATCGGAAAGATGGTTGGGCCAGTTGTCCGCTCACGGAAAACGGCGTGGTTCGCATCATGTCTCATCCCGGCTACAGTCAGAAGATGCGGTTCACGCCGGGTGATCTGATTGGCCGGCTTCGCCAGTTCGCCGGTCAGAGCGACCATGAATTCTGGCCGGATGGAATCTCTCTGCGCGACGAAAAAATCTTCACTGCGGAGCGCATTCACAGTTCACGCCAGCTTACCGACCTGTATTTGCTGGCGCTGGCGGTGGAACATCATGGCCGGTTGGTGACCTTTGATCACGGGATTCCGCTTTCCAGCGTGCCTAACGCCAAACCTGCGCATTTGTGTGCCGCGTAA
- a CDS encoding VCBS repeat-containing protein: MNQSRYLIAGLVAAGITAQAADYTLHSFKKIQLEKHFWAEGAGCADFNHDGKMDVVAGPFWYEGGDFQKRHEYRTATKTSKLKKADGTEETIPGYKGSLGNENDYSDNFITFVYDFNGDGWPDIFICGLPGKEVSWYENPKNQKAADDSELWVKHKVFDVLDNESPMFGDINGDGKPEIICNSGGFLGYVAPDWSQPTNQWKFHPISPKGKWHKYTHGVGIGDINMDGRADFLEQDGWWEQPKSLEGDPVWTFHPVPFAPAPGGAAQMYAYDFNGDGLNDVLTCLDPHRHGLVWHEQYRENGEIKFRQHVIMGKEAKDNKYGVHFTQPHAIELVDVDGDGVLDIVTGKRFWAHGPKGDVDPNAPAVLYWFKTVRGADKSVDFIPYLVDDNSGVGTQVTVGNLKGTGLPDIIVANKRGAFVFLHETKKVSKTEWEAAQPKPTP; encoded by the coding sequence ATGAATCAATCCAGATACCTTATCGCCGGGTTGGTGGCTGCGGGAATCACCGCGCAGGCCGCCGACTACACCTTGCATTCGTTCAAAAAAATCCAGCTCGAAAAACATTTCTGGGCCGAGGGTGCGGGCTGCGCGGATTTTAATCATGATGGCAAGATGGACGTGGTTGCCGGCCCATTCTGGTACGAGGGTGGGGATTTTCAAAAACGCCACGAGTACCGCACTGCCACCAAAACCTCGAAACTGAAAAAGGCGGACGGCACCGAGGAAACCATCCCCGGCTACAAGGGATCGCTGGGCAACGAAAACGATTACTCGGATAACTTCATCACCTTCGTTTACGATTTCAACGGGGACGGCTGGCCGGATATCTTCATCTGCGGTCTGCCCGGCAAGGAAGTTTCCTGGTATGAGAACCCGAAGAATCAAAAAGCCGCCGACGACAGCGAGCTGTGGGTGAAACACAAGGTATTTGATGTGCTGGATAACGAGTCACCCATGTTTGGCGATATCAACGGCGATGGCAAACCGGAGATCATCTGCAACTCCGGCGGGTTTCTGGGCTATGTGGCGCCGGATTGGAGCCAGCCCACGAACCAATGGAAGTTCCACCCGATTTCGCCCAAGGGGAAATGGCATAAGTACACCCATGGCGTTGGCATTGGCGACATCAACATGGATGGGCGCGCGGATTTCCTAGAACAGGATGGGTGGTGGGAGCAGCCCAAGTCATTGGAAGGCGATCCAGTGTGGACCTTCCACCCAGTGCCGTTCGCCCCGGCTCCCGGAGGTGCCGCCCAGATGTATGCCTACGATTTCAACGGCGACGGCTTGAACGACGTGTTGACCTGTCTGGACCCGCATCGGCACGGTTTGGTGTGGCATGAACAGTACCGGGAGAACGGCGAAATCAAATTCCGCCAGCATGTGATCATGGGCAAGGAAGCCAAAGACAACAAATACGGAGTACACTTCACCCAACCGCATGCCATCGAATTGGTGGACGTGGATGGCGATGGCGTATTGGACATTGTCACCGGCAAACGCTTCTGGGCGCATGGTCCCAAGGGCGACGTGGACCCCAACGCGCCGGCAGTACTGTATTGGTTCAAGACGGTACGTGGAGCAGACAAATCCGTGGATTTCATCCCGTACTTGGTGGACGACAACTCCGGCGTGGGCACCCAAGTGACTGTCGGGAATCTGAAAGGCACGGGTTTGCCAGACATCATCGTGGCGAACAAGCGTGGCGCGTTTGTGTTCCTGCACGAAACGAAGAAGGTCAGCAAGACCGAATGGGAAGCCGCACAGCCAAAACCCACGCCTTGA
- a CDS encoding bifunctional 4-hydroxy-2-oxoglutarate aldolase/2-dehydro-3-deoxy-phosphogluconate aldolase, which yields MRAKATVISDIGFVGIIPVIRTDKPEQIIPLCEAVVAGGITILELTMTIPNPVETLKKVVAHFGQKALIGMGSLLNGAMARAAADAGAEFLVTPITKLEVVAVGRTANRPVMLGAYTPTEAALAMEAGADFIKIFPADNLGPNYLKALRAPMPQLKLVPTGGVTLENAADFLKAGAAALGIGGSLVTSQILKESNWAELTRLSSAYVRVVQEARKK from the coding sequence ATGCGAGCTAAAGCTACTGTCATTTCTGATATTGGATTTGTGGGCATCATCCCGGTGATCCGCACGGATAAACCCGAACAAATCATTCCGCTGTGTGAAGCCGTCGTCGCTGGCGGCATCACCATCCTGGAATTGACGATGACCATCCCCAACCCGGTGGAAACCCTAAAAAAAGTGGTGGCTCACTTCGGGCAAAAAGCCCTGATTGGCATGGGCTCATTGCTCAATGGGGCCATGGCCCGCGCAGCGGCAGATGCCGGCGCGGAATTCTTGGTAACCCCCATCACTAAACTGGAGGTGGTGGCAGTGGGTCGCACCGCCAATCGCCCGGTAATGCTCGGCGCATACACGCCCACCGAAGCCGCCCTGGCCATGGAGGCGGGCGCGGATTTTATCAAAATCTTCCCGGCGGATAACCTCGGTCCGAATTACCTCAAGGCGTTGCGTGCGCCGATGCCACAGCTAAAGCTCGTGCCCACCGGTGGCGTGACGCTGGAGAATGCGGCCGACTTCCTTAAAGCAGGCGCGGCGGCGTTGGGCATTGGCGGTTCCTTGGTGACCAGCCAAATCCTCAAAGAATCGAATTGGGCCGAACTGACCCGGCTGTCGAGCGCTTATGTGCGCGTGGTTCAGGAAGCGCGGAAGAAGTGA